In one Bacillus sp. PK3_68 genomic region, the following are encoded:
- the msrA gene encoding peptide-methionine (S)-S-oxide reductase MsrA, translating into MGEQWKLATFAGGCFWCMVSPFDEQPGIKEVVSGYTGGHTENPTYEEVCSDITGHYEAVQIMYDPAVFPYKKLLELFWHQIDPTDAGGQFNDRGSSYRTAIFYHDKEQKELAEASKAELAASGRFQKPIVTEILPARPFYRAEEKHQHYYKKNAFHYNLYKEGSGRAKFIRENWKDQKTDEQLREELTPLQYEVTRNNATEPPFHNEYWDHTEEGIYVDIISGEPLFSSTDKYDAGCGWPSFTKPLRRIELAEKLDTSHGMRRIEVRAKTSDAHLGHVFDDGPGPDRARYCINSAALRFVPKDKLEEEGYGEFKSLFE; encoded by the coding sequence TTGGGTGAACAATGGAAGCTAGCTACATTTGCAGGCGGCTGTTTTTGGTGTATGGTATCACCGTTTGATGAACAACCGGGAATTAAAGAGGTTGTCTCCGGTTATACGGGTGGCCACACAGAGAACCCGACGTATGAAGAGGTATGCTCTGACATAACGGGTCATTATGAAGCGGTACAAATCATGTATGATCCTGCAGTTTTTCCTTATAAAAAATTACTTGAGCTGTTTTGGCATCAAATTGATCCAACTGATGCGGGCGGACAGTTCAATGACCGGGGATCATCCTATAGGACGGCCATTTTTTACCATGACAAAGAACAAAAAGAATTGGCGGAAGCTTCGAAAGCAGAATTAGCAGCAAGCGGCCGTTTTCAAAAACCGATCGTGACAGAGATTCTGCCGGCGAGGCCCTTTTACCGAGCGGAAGAAAAGCACCAGCACTATTACAAAAAGAATGCCTTCCACTACAATCTTTATAAAGAGGGGTCCGGGCGAGCAAAATTTATTCGTGAAAACTGGAAAGATCAAAAAACAGATGAGCAATTACGGGAAGAACTCACTCCTCTTCAATACGAGGTAACAAGAAATAATGCGACAGAGCCACCATTTCATAATGAATATTGGGACCACACGGAAGAGGGAATCTATGTGGATATTATTTCAGGAGAGCCTTTGTTCAGCTCGACGGATAAATATGACGCGGGCTGCGGCTGGCCAAGCTTCACGAAGCCCTTGCGCCGGATAGAGCTAGCAGAAAAACTTGATACGTCTCATGGCATGCGCCGGATTGAGGTGCGGGCAAAAACATCTGACGCTCATTTAGGCCACGTCTTTGATGATGGTCCTGGTCCTGACCGCGCACGCTATTGTATTAACTCGGCTGCTCTCCGTTTTGTGCCAAAGGATAAGCTTGAAGAAGAGGGCTATGGAGAATTTAAAAGCCTGTTCGAATAA
- a CDS encoding iron-sulfur cluster biosynthesis family protein → MMITLTGPAMKQLKAMMLEEKYSPRIDADVAGGCGISVRFALTFDEPRRNDKVIDCNGVQIRIDRFTERYLDAETHIDYTKETGFLVGESFASSDCAIE, encoded by the coding sequence ATGATGATTACATTAACAGGACCGGCGATGAAGCAGCTAAAAGCAATGATGCTTGAAGAAAAGTATTCTCCAAGAATTGATGCTGATGTGGCTGGTGGATGTGGAATATCGGTAAGGTTTGCCCTTACATTTGATGAGCCGCGCCGAAATGATAAGGTGATTGATTGCAATGGGGTGCAAATTCGCATAGATCGCTTTACTGAACGTTATCTCGATGCTGAAACACATATTGACTATACAAAGGAAACGGGCTTCTTAGTTGGAGAAAGCTTTGCCTCAAGTGATTGTGCGATCGAATAG
- a CDS encoding cytochrome d ubiquinol oxidase subunit II has product MPNELIAITILWGFVFIYSIMATMDFGAGFWSMIYIHREKTRATNIANRYLSPTWEVTNTFIVALVVAVYSLFPKAAYTLGTILLVPGSIILLLLAVRSAFLVFSNIAVEYKKPLTYVSGITGILIPGLLISVLPITHGTFIDYKGGHPTLNLQKLFTSPSEYAFIGFAISSTLFLSSLLLADYSKTSNEEEAYKVYLRDGRILGPISLLMAFAIMLTLRAETPWLYTRMMEDLPLLLVSLGFFLIGGLGLFLPSFSKKDVRGMPRLAVVAVTTQYFIASYVYGKAHLPYMVYPNVTIQSGFTDPNSFMAVFATYIAGFVILFPGFIYFWRLFMHDKKYLRQKS; this is encoded by the coding sequence ATGCCAAATGAGCTGATTGCTATTACGATTCTATGGGGATTTGTATTTATTTACTCGATCATGGCAACGATGGACTTTGGCGCCGGCTTCTGGTCAATGATTTACATACATCGTGAAAAGACAAGAGCAACGAATATCGCCAACCGCTATTTGTCACCTACTTGGGAAGTGACGAACACATTTATCGTTGCCTTGGTTGTGGCTGTGTACAGCTTATTTCCGAAGGCAGCTTATACACTTGGTACAATTTTGCTCGTTCCGGGCAGCATTATCTTGTTGCTGCTCGCCGTCAGAAGCGCCTTCTTAGTCTTTTCTAATATTGCTGTAGAATATAAAAAGCCACTGACATATGTCTCAGGTATTACCGGCATCTTAATTCCGGGCTTGTTAATCAGCGTCTTACCTATCACCCACGGCACATTTATCGATTATAAAGGCGGACATCCCACTTTGAATTTACAAAAGCTTTTTACGAGTCCGAGTGAATATGCATTTATTGGATTTGCCATTAGCAGCACCTTATTTTTATCATCCTTGCTGTTAGCCGATTATTCCAAGACATCCAATGAAGAGGAAGCCTACAAAGTGTACTTGAGAGATGGAAGAATTTTAGGGCCAATTTCTTTACTGATGGCCTTTGCCATTATGCTCACTTTAAGGGCAGAAACACCATGGTTATATACGCGCATGATGGAAGATCTGCCTCTGCTGCTTGTGTCACTTGGCTTCTTTTTAATTGGAGGGCTTGGTTTATTTCTTCCTTCATTTTCAAAGAAAGATGTACGGGGAATGCCAAGGCTTGCTGTTGTGGCAGTTACGACTCAATATTTCATTGCCAGTTATGTGTACGGCAAAGCCCATCTGCCATATATGGTTTACCCCAATGTGACTATCCAGTCCGGTTTTACCGATCCTAACTCCTTTATGGCCGTATTTGCCACTTATATTGCCGGCTTCGTTATTCTCTTTCCCGGCTTTATTTATTTTTGGAGGCTGTTTATGCATGATAAAAAGTATTTACGGCAAAAAAGCTAA
- a CDS encoding iron ABC transporter permease, whose protein sequence is MIEPALVRKQRMILWILFAFIMITVIIGIRMGYASLSYDRIIPTLLGQGTFKEEFILFSIRLPRIVITLLAGMALALSGAILQGITRNDLADPGIISINSGAGVAIAVFFLFFPIEAGSFVYALPLVAFAGALLTAGLIYAFSYSKSNGLQPVRLVLVGVGFAMALSGLMIVLISSAERSKVDFIAKWLAGNIWGTDWPFVWALLPWLVVLIPFSLYKANRLNLLALNEPVAIGVGVAIEKERLTLLLTAVALAASAVSVTGGVSFIGLMAPHIAKALVGPRNQLFIPVAILIGGWLLLLADTIGRNLVDPDGIPAGIIVALIGAPYFMYLLLKK, encoded by the coding sequence ATGATCGAGCCCGCTTTAGTAAGAAAACAGCGCATGATTTTATGGATTTTATTTGCCTTTATTATGATCACCGTCATCATTGGTATAAGAATGGGGTATGCCTCCCTGTCCTATGATCGGATTATTCCAACCCTTCTTGGCCAGGGCACATTTAAGGAAGAGTTTATTTTATTTTCCATTCGCTTGCCGCGTATTGTTATTACATTGTTAGCAGGAATGGCACTCGCTTTGTCTGGAGCTATTCTACAGGGCATTACACGTAATGATTTAGCTGATCCCGGCATTATCAGCATTAACTCCGGTGCAGGTGTAGCGATCGCTGTTTTCTTTTTATTCTTTCCAATCGAAGCCGGGTCGTTCGTTTACGCCCTGCCTCTCGTCGCTTTTGCCGGAGCTTTATTAACTGCTGGCCTTATCTATGCCTTCTCGTACAGCAAAAGCAATGGTCTGCAGCCGGTAAGGCTCGTACTTGTTGGAGTTGGTTTTGCTATGGCGCTTTCCGGTCTGATGATTGTCCTTATTTCATCCGCTGAGCGTTCAAAAGTAGACTTTATCGCTAAGTGGCTGGCCGGCAATATTTGGGGCACTGATTGGCCATTTGTCTGGGCACTCCTTCCGTGGTTAGTCGTACTTATTCCTTTTTCATTATATAAAGCGAATCGGCTTAACCTCCTTGCCTTAAATGAGCCAGTAGCTATCGGTGTTGGCGTAGCAATTGAAAAAGAGCGGCTCACGCTGCTTTTAACAGCAGTAGCACTTGCTGCTTCAGCCGTTTCTGTGACCGGCGGGGTTTCCTTTATCGGATTAATGGCTCCTCACATTGCCAAAGCTTTGGTCGGTCCTAGAAATCAGCTATTTATTCCTGTTGCCATTCTCATTGGCGGCTGGCTATTGCTGCTTGCGGACACGATCGGGCGCAATCTTGTTGATCCCGACGGTATCCCGGCTGGCATTATAGTTGCTTTGATTGGAGCTCCCTATTTTATGTATTTGCTGCTGAAAAAGTAA
- the purU gene encoding formyltetrahydrofolate deformylase, protein MHKKGNIHYFKLLVTCPEKPGIISAVSNVLLEHKANIVQFDQHTTNPKDGIFFMRVEFDMDEKGSAIDKLEQRLQELSESYPMEWQLRNKEKSKRMAIFVSKADHCLLELLWRWKSKELPVEIPMVISNHSDLKEMVESYGIPYYHIPLSHESKEEAEHKAMELMEGKVDFIVLARYMQILSPSFIAKYPNQIINIHHSFLPAFVGANPYVRAFNRGVKLIGATAHYVTNELDEGPIIEQDILRVNHRYTAEDLKIAGRHVERSVLAEAVSWHVEDKVIVHGNKTIVFT, encoded by the coding sequence TTGCATAAAAAGGGGAATATTCATTATTTTAAATTGTTAGTTACTTGTCCAGAAAAACCGGGCATTATTTCAGCCGTATCTAATGTATTATTGGAACATAAAGCAAATATCGTTCAATTTGACCAGCATACCACGAATCCTAAAGATGGCATTTTCTTTATGAGGGTTGAGTTCGATATGGATGAGAAGGGCTCTGCTATTGATAAGCTGGAGCAGAGATTGCAGGAATTATCTGAATCCTACCCAATGGAATGGCAGTTGAGAAATAAAGAAAAATCAAAGCGGATGGCGATTTTTGTTTCTAAAGCAGACCATTGTCTCTTGGAGCTTCTTTGGCGCTGGAAATCAAAAGAACTCCCGGTTGAGATTCCAATGGTTATCAGCAATCACTCTGATTTAAAAGAAATGGTGGAAAGCTATGGCATTCCTTACTATCATATCCCGCTTTCTCATGAATCGAAAGAGGAGGCTGAACACAAGGCGATGGAGTTAATGGAAGGAAAAGTCGACTTTATTGTTTTGGCAAGATATATGCAAATCCTCTCTCCTAGTTTTATAGCCAAATATCCAAACCAAATCATTAATATTCACCACTCATTTTTGCCGGCATTTGTAGGGGCAAATCCTTACGTCAGGGCTTTTAACCGCGGAGTGAAGTTGATTGGGGCGACTGCTCATTATGTAACTAATGAGCTTGATGAAGGGCCGATTATTGAGCAGGATATCTTGCGAGTCAACCACCGCTACACAGCAGAAGATTTGAAGATTGCCGGTCGTCATGTGGAAAGAAGTGTCCTTGCAGAAGCCGTTTCCTGGCATGTGGAAGATAAAGTTATCGTTCACGGCAATAAAACAATCGTGTTTACGTAA
- a CDS encoding iron-hydroxamate ABC transporter substrate-binding protein has translation MKKILISFVLLIALVLGACSGGATENKESSDSNEKGSKTITYQSENGPVEVPAHPKRVVVLQSFAGNVMSLGVNLVGVDSWSKMNPRFEKGLKDVEEVSEENLEKIIELNPDLIIGLSTTKNIDKLKEIAPTVTYTYGKVDYLTQHVEIGKLLNKEKEAQAWVDDFKKRAEAAGKDIKAKIGEDTTVSVIENFDKQLYVFGDNWGRGTEILYQEMKLKMPEKVKEMALKDGYYALSLEVLPEFAGDYMVFSKNPDTDNSFQETDTYKNIPAVKNNHVLEVNAKEFYFNDPITLDLQLDYFVKSFLGN, from the coding sequence ATGAAAAAAATACTCATCTCATTTGTCCTGCTAATTGCGCTTGTTCTTGGCGCCTGCAGCGGCGGAGCAACAGAGAATAAGGAAAGCTCAGATTCAAATGAAAAAGGATCGAAAACGATCACGTATCAATCTGAAAATGGACCTGTCGAAGTTCCTGCCCATCCTAAACGTGTGGTCGTTCTTCAATCATTTGCGGGCAACGTCATGTCTCTAGGCGTTAACCTTGTAGGGGTCGATTCATGGTCAAAAATGAACCCACGCTTTGAGAAAGGGCTTAAAGATGTGGAAGAAGTGTCAGAGGAAAATCTTGAGAAAATTATTGAGTTGAATCCCGATTTAATCATTGGTTTATCTACTACTAAAAATATTGATAAGCTAAAAGAAATTGCTCCTACTGTCACTTATACATACGGAAAAGTAGATTACTTAACTCAACATGTAGAAATTGGTAAACTGCTCAACAAAGAGAAAGAAGCACAGGCTTGGGTTGACGACTTTAAAAAACGCGCTGAAGCTGCCGGAAAAGATATTAAAGCGAAAATTGGTGAAGATACAACCGTTTCTGTTATTGAAAACTTCGATAAACAGCTTTACGTATTCGGTGATAACTGGGGTCGCGGTACCGAAATCCTTTATCAGGAAATGAAACTGAAAATGCCAGAGAAAGTAAAAGAAATGGCTTTAAAAGACGGCTACTATGCATTATCTTTAGAGGTTTTACCTGAATTTGCTGGCGATTATATGGTTTTTAGCAAAAACCCAGATACCGATAATTCATTCCAGGAAACAGACACGTATAAAAACATCCCGGCTGTGAAAAACAATCACGTGCTTGAAGTGAATGCAAAAGAGTTCTACTTTAATGATCCAATTACTTTAGATTTACAATTAGACTACTTTGTTAAAAGCTTTCTTGGTAACTAA
- a CDS encoding ABC transporter ATP-binding protein: MIRLYTDDLHVGYGERLIVKGLSVEIPDKKITTIIGSNGCGKSTLLKAITRIISHQSGTVILDGENIAKENTKALARKMAILPQTPESASGLTVGELVSYGRFPYQRGFGRLTKKDYEVIDWALEVTGTQDFKFLPVDALSGGQRQRVWIAMALAQETEIIFLDEPTTYLDMAHQLEVLELLQKLNKEQERTIVMVLHDLNQAARFADHIIALKNGEIVKVGDCEEVMRREVLKQVFHIDADIGRDPRTNKPICITYNLVKGE; encoded by the coding sequence ATGATTCGTCTCTATACAGATGACTTGCATGTAGGTTATGGCGAGCGCTTAATTGTCAAAGGGCTGAGCGTAGAAATTCCCGATAAAAAAATTACAACGATTATCGGCTCAAATGGCTGTGGTAAATCCACCTTATTAAAGGCCATCACCCGGATTATTTCTCATCAGTCGGGAACAGTCATTTTAGATGGAGAAAATATTGCAAAGGAAAATACAAAGGCACTCGCCAGAAAAATGGCGATTCTTCCACAAACACCTGAGAGTGCAAGCGGCCTGACAGTCGGTGAATTAGTCTCTTATGGACGCTTTCCTTACCAGAGAGGGTTTGGGCGCTTGACGAAAAAAGATTATGAAGTCATTGATTGGGCCCTTGAGGTTACCGGAACACAGGACTTTAAATTCCTGCCGGTGGATGCACTATCAGGAGGCCAGCGTCAGCGTGTCTGGATTGCCATGGCTCTTGCTCAGGAAACAGAAATTATTTTCCTTGATGAACCGACGACCTATTTAGATATGGCCCACCAGTTGGAAGTACTGGAGCTTTTGCAAAAGCTGAATAAAGAACAGGAACGCACAATTGTTATGGTCCTTCATGACCTAAATCAAGCTGCCCGTTTTGCTGATCATATTATTGCTTTAAAAAACGGTGAAATTGTAAAAGTTGGAGATTGCGAGGAAGTCATGAGACGTGAGGTGCTGAAACAAGTGTTTCATATTGATGCCGACATTGGACGGGATCCCCGAACAAACAAACCGATTTGTATTACTTATAACTTGGTAAAAGGAGAATAA
- a CDS encoding iron ABC transporter permease yields MKKENQRSTLFIYKFIVSVLLLIITFVIAMVFGAADTSVKEVWLALTSDASGKNISLIREIRLPREVAAIFVGAALAVSGAIMQGMTRNPLADPGLLGLTFGANAALAITIALFPSANYLSIMIACFIGAAAGAMMVFGIGAIKKGGFSPLRIVLAGAAVSAFLYAIAQGVGIYFKISKDVSMWTAGGMIGTSWNQLQLVVPVILIGLLISLLLSRQLTILSLSEEVAVGLGQKTLLVKIALFIAIILLAGAAVALVGNMAFIGLMIPHIVRAVVGTDYRFIIPMSIFVGAAFMLVADTLGRTINSPYETPVAAIVSIMGLPFFLLIVRKGGSMFS; encoded by the coding sequence ATGAAAAAAGAAAATCAACGTTCTACTTTATTTATTTATAAGTTCATAGTCAGTGTGCTTTTATTGATCATTACCTTTGTTATAGCGATGGTATTTGGGGCAGCTGATACGTCCGTAAAGGAAGTATGGCTGGCACTGACCTCCGATGCCTCCGGCAAAAATATTTCCCTGATTCGTGAAATCCGCCTGCCGCGTGAAGTAGCAGCTATCTTTGTCGGAGCGGCATTAGCTGTTTCGGGGGCTATTATGCAAGGGATGACACGAAACCCACTGGCAGACCCAGGGCTGTTAGGGCTAACATTCGGAGCAAATGCCGCTCTCGCGATAACTATTGCTCTTTTTCCTTCGGCAAACTATCTCTCGATTATGATAGCTTGCTTTATCGGAGCAGCTGCCGGGGCTATGATGGTTTTTGGTATTGGTGCGATTAAAAAGGGGGGCTTCTCCCCTCTACGAATTGTACTAGCGGGCGCCGCTGTTTCAGCATTCTTATATGCTATCGCACAAGGTGTAGGCATTTATTTTAAAATCTCAAAGGATGTATCTATGTGGACAGCAGGAGGCATGATCGGCACATCCTGGAACCAGCTTCAACTTGTCGTGCCAGTTATTTTAATCGGCCTCCTCATTTCACTTTTGCTCTCCAGGCAGTTGACGATTTTAAGCTTGAGCGAAGAAGTTGCCGTTGGTCTAGGTCAAAAGACGCTGCTTGTCAAAATAGCACTCTTTATTGCTATTATCCTGCTGGCAGGCGCTGCTGTTGCACTTGTTGGGAACATGGCCTTTATCGGTTTAATGATCCCCCATATTGTACGGGCTGTGGTCGGAACGGATTATCGCTTTATTATTCCCATGTCCATCTTTGTAGGCGCTGCTTTTATGCTTGTCGCTGACACACTCGGACGCACAATTAACTCTCCGTACGAAACACCGGTCGCTGCTATCGTATCCATAATGGGGTTGCCCTTCTTTCTGTTGATCGTACGTAAAGGAGGCAGTATGTTCTCATGA
- a CDS encoding class I SAM-dependent methyltransferase, whose protein sequence is MNEKEYDRLLKIQTGGTWEWLYQSIHYNRYEATPYEAIDELFREYEVKRTDGVVDFGCGKGRLLFYIHHRFHARVTGIEVNGQLYQEALENQADYMKKKKRSDQSIRFVCCAAEEYQIEKADNRFYFFNPFSIQIFMKVVHHILHSVEEHQRSVDIVLYYPTAEYIQFLEVYTPFQLVKEVRVPGFYEKNDNERFVIFHYGGSSL, encoded by the coding sequence ATGAATGAAAAAGAATACGATCGCTTGCTAAAGATTCAGACAGGCGGCACATGGGAATGGCTATATCAGTCAATTCACTATAATCGTTATGAGGCAACCCCCTATGAGGCCATCGATGAGCTTTTTCGGGAGTATGAGGTGAAAAGAACAGATGGGGTAGTTGATTTCGGCTGTGGAAAAGGGCGTTTACTATTTTATATCCATCATCGTTTTCACGCTCGGGTAACAGGGATTGAGGTAAACGGCCAGCTTTACCAGGAAGCACTTGAAAATCAAGCCGATTATATGAAAAAGAAGAAGAGGTCGGATCAATCTATTCGCTTTGTATGCTGCGCGGCAGAGGAGTATCAGATCGAAAAGGCAGACAATCGGTTCTACTTCTTCAATCCTTTTTCGATCCAAATTTTCATGAAGGTCGTCCATCATATCCTGCACTCAGTTGAAGAGCATCAACGGTCTGTTGATATTGTCCTTTACTATCCGACAGCGGAGTACATCCAATTTCTTGAAGTGTATACTCCATTTCAACTGGTGAAAGAAGTGAGAGTGCCGGGTTTCTATGAAAAAAATGACAATGAACGTTTTGTTATTTTTCATTATGGAGGATCTAGTCTATAG
- a CDS encoding NAD(P)/FAD-dependent oxidoreductase: protein MERAELFDVTIIGGGPAGLYSAFYSGLREMKTKLIEYQPQLGGKLHVYPEKMIWDVGGQPPIPGAKLIEQLVEQGLTFNPEVVLNEKVESITRDEEGIFILHTASGRKHFSKTVIVAVGGGILNPQKLEIEGAERFEVSNLNYTVKSLKRFKDKTVIISGGGNSAIDWANELEPIAKTVYVTYRKAALNGHEAQVTQLMNSSAICFFHTSITKLIACKNHEVIERVELTNHQTGQIAYLPIDEVIISHGYEQDKTLLESSELNIERANEYFIAGTAASESSVEGLYAAGDILKHDGKVHLIAGAFHDAANAVNKAKQFIQPGAAEYGMVSSHNERFKARNRELVKQLVK from the coding sequence ATGGAAAGAGCAGAATTGTTCGATGTGACGATTATTGGTGGCGGACCAGCAGGCCTTTATTCAGCGTTTTATAGCGGGTTAAGAGAAATGAAAACAAAGCTGATTGAGTATCAGCCCCAATTAGGAGGAAAGTTGCATGTCTACCCGGAAAAGATGATTTGGGATGTGGGTGGTCAGCCTCCTATACCAGGGGCAAAATTAATTGAGCAGCTTGTAGAGCAGGGGTTAACATTTAATCCGGAGGTCGTATTGAATGAGAAAGTAGAGTCAATTACCCGGGATGAAGAAGGAATCTTTATATTACACACGGCTTCCGGGCGAAAGCATTTTTCCAAAACGGTGATTGTCGCTGTCGGCGGCGGGATATTAAATCCGCAAAAGCTTGAAATTGAAGGGGCAGAAAGGTTTGAAGTGTCTAATTTAAACTACACGGTTAAATCTTTGAAACGCTTTAAGGATAAAACGGTCATTATTTCAGGAGGCGGAAACTCGGCGATAGACTGGGCGAATGAATTAGAGCCTATCGCTAAAACGGTGTATGTAACTTATCGAAAAGCAGCGTTAAATGGACACGAGGCACAAGTGACACAGCTGATGAATAGTTCAGCGATTTGTTTTTTCCATACGTCCATTACAAAGCTGATTGCCTGCAAAAATCATGAAGTGATTGAACGGGTTGAGCTTACCAATCATCAAACAGGCCAGATTGCATATTTGCCCATTGATGAAGTGATCATTAGCCATGGCTATGAGCAGGACAAGACATTGCTTGAAAGCAGTGAATTAAATATTGAAAGAGCGAATGAGTACTTTATTGCCGGCACCGCCGCCAGCGAGTCATCGGTAGAGGGGCTTTATGCTGCCGGGGATATCCTAAAACATGACGGCAAGGTGCATTTAATCGCCGGAGCTTTCCATGATGCAGCGAATGCAGTCAACAAAGCAAAACAATTTATTCAGCCAGGTGCTGCAGAATATGGGATGGTATCCTCGC
- a CDS encoding SDR family oxidoreductase has translation MGRVEGKVALVTGGASGIGLSAASLMAKEGAKVVIADFNLEGAKEAAENIKKQGGEAAAVFLDASKEDSIQAAVDFTVEQYGTITVLFNNVGLTNLHKDLDVINIDLEEWDRLMNVNTKSVLLGSRFAIPHMIKAGGGSIINTASMAAFAGDALRSAYGASKAAVVNLTRYIAAQYGKDGIRCNGVAPGLILTPAAKNNMPEEVLNIFAKFNALPYHGEADDIGYTALFLASDESKFITGQTIQVEGGHYISNPTMPDFNQFVEQSRSK, from the coding sequence ATGGGACGAGTAGAAGGAAAAGTAGCTCTCGTTACAGGGGGAGCTTCAGGAATTGGCTTATCAGCAGCTTCGTTAATGGCCAAAGAAGGAGCCAAGGTTGTTATTGCTGACTTTAATCTCGAAGGGGCCAAAGAAGCAGCTGAAAATATAAAAAAACAAGGTGGAGAAGCAGCAGCTGTATTTTTGGATGCTTCTAAGGAAGATTCTATTCAAGCGGCCGTTGATTTTACAGTCGAGCAATATGGAACAATTACTGTTCTTTTTAACAATGTCGGCTTAACAAACCTTCATAAAGATTTAGATGTCATAAACATAGATTTAGAAGAATGGGACCGCTTAATGAACGTCAACACAAAAAGTGTGTTGTTAGGCAGCCGATTTGCTATTCCTCATATGATTAAAGCGGGAGGCGGCTCTATTATTAACACGGCTTCCATGGCGGCATTTGCTGGCGACGCTCTGCGCTCTGCCTATGGAGCTTCTAAAGCTGCCGTTGTAAATTTGACAAGATACATTGCAGCACAGTATGGAAAAGATGGCATTCGCTGTAATGGAGTGGCCCCAGGACTGATTTTAACTCCTGCAGCTAAAAACAATATGCCAGAAGAGGTGCTGAATATTTTCGCTAAATTTAACGCCCTGCCATACCATGGCGAGGCGGATGACATTGGCTATACGGCTTTATTCCTTGCTTCTGATGAATCTAAATTTATCACAGGACAGACAATCCAAGTAGAAGGCGGGCATTATATCTCTAATCCAACGATGCCGGATTTCAATCAATTTGTAGAGCAATCACGTTCTAAATAA